A genomic region of Micromonospora sp. NBRC 110009 contains the following coding sequences:
- a CDS encoding polyamine aminopropyltransferase — protein MTAEAPARPQWRPARAAVLLAVFVCAACGLVYELALVALGSYLIGDAVGQASIVLGVMVFAMGVGALVAKPLQSRAAAAFAAIELTLALLGGLSVLGLYAAFAWLDLYGPALVGTAFLLGLLIGAEIPLLMVLLQRIREQSAGSAVADLFAADYVGALLGGLAFPFLLMPVFGQLKGALVVGAVNAVAGLALVGTVFRADLGRRARLALGAGSVVVALCLGYAWVTAHDFEVTARQQLYRDPVVHAERSRYQEIVLTRSVREIGHADTDLRLFLNGDLQFSSVDEYRYHESLVHPAMHGPHGEVLVLGAGDGLALREILKYPDVRRVTLVDLDPAVVRLAQTEPQLRELNHHSLADPRARVLNLDAFGWLRTAAERFDVVVADLPDPDETATAKLYTVEFYALIRSVLAPGGRLVVQAGSPYFAPRSYWSIERSIRAAGFATVPYHVDVPSFGDWGYVLAAPGSSPPALALPADAPPLRFLTPSVLAAAATFPADRARLDVPPSTLLQPRVLEYARTEWRGY, from the coding sequence GTGACCGCCGAGGCGCCGGCGCGGCCGCAGTGGCGGCCGGCCCGCGCGGCGGTTCTGCTCGCGGTCTTCGTCTGCGCGGCCTGCGGCCTGGTGTACGAGCTGGCGCTGGTCGCCCTGGGCAGCTACCTGATCGGCGACGCGGTCGGCCAGGCGTCGATCGTGCTCGGCGTGATGGTCTTCGCGATGGGCGTCGGCGCGCTGGTCGCGAAGCCGCTCCAGTCCCGGGCCGCCGCCGCCTTCGCCGCGATCGAGCTGACCCTGGCCCTGCTCGGCGGCCTCTCCGTGCTCGGCCTCTACGCCGCCTTCGCCTGGCTGGACCTCTACGGGCCGGCGCTGGTCGGCACCGCGTTCCTGCTCGGCCTGCTGATCGGCGCGGAGATCCCGCTGCTCATGGTGCTGCTGCAACGCATCCGCGAGCAGTCCGCCGGCAGCGCGGTGGCCGACCTGTTCGCCGCCGACTACGTCGGCGCGCTGCTCGGCGGGCTGGCCTTCCCGTTCCTGCTGATGCCGGTCTTCGGCCAGCTCAAGGGCGCGCTGGTGGTCGGCGCGGTGAACGCCGTCGCCGGCCTCGCGCTGGTGGGCACGGTGTTCCGGGCCGATCTCGGCCGCCGCGCGCGGCTCGCGCTCGGCGCCGGCTCCGTCGTGGTGGCCCTCTGCCTCGGGTACGCCTGGGTCACCGCGCACGACTTCGAGGTGACCGCCCGGCAGCAGCTCTACCGCGACCCGGTGGTGCACGCCGAACGCAGCCGCTACCAGGAGATCGTGCTGACCCGGTCGGTGCGGGAGATCGGCCACGCCGACACCGACCTGCGGCTCTTCCTCAACGGCGACCTCCAGTTCAGCTCCGTCGACGAGTACCGCTACCACGAGTCGCTGGTGCATCCGGCCATGCACGGACCGCACGGCGAGGTGCTGGTGCTCGGCGCCGGGGACGGGCTGGCGCTGCGGGAGATTCTCAAGTACCCGGACGTACGGCGGGTCACCCTGGTCGACCTCGACCCGGCCGTGGTGCGGCTGGCGCAGACCGAGCCGCAGTTGCGCGAGCTCAACCACCACTCGCTGGCCGACCCCCGCGCGCGGGTGCTCAACCTCGACGCGTTCGGCTGGCTGCGGACCGCCGCGGAGCGGTTCGACGTGGTGGTCGCCGACCTGCCCGACCCCGACGAGACGGCCACCGCGAAGCTCTACACGGTCGAGTTCTACGCGCTGATCCGCTCGGTGCTGGCCCCGGGCGGGCGGCTGGTGGTGCAGGCCGGGTCGCCCTACTTCGCGCCCCGGTCGTACTGGTCGATCGAGCGGTCGATCCGCGCGGCCGGCTTCGCGACGGTGCCCTACCACGTGGACGTGCCGAGCTTCGGTGACTGGGGATACGTGCTGGCCGCGCCCGGGTCGAGCCCGCCGGCGCTGGCGCTGCCCGCCGACGCGCCGCCACTGCGCTTCCTCACCCCGTCGGTGCTCGCGGCGGCGGCCACCTTCCCCGCCGACCGGGCCCGGCTGGACGTGCCGCCCTCCACGTTGCTGCAGCCCAGGGTGCTGGAGTACGCCCGCACGGAGTGGCGCGGCTACTAG
- a CDS encoding SDR family NAD(P)-dependent oxidoreductase, with the protein MTDGPHPSYPRRALVTGASLGIGEAFARRLAADGWDLVLVARDAGRLAATAAELTARYGRQVETISADLSTDDGCTAVERRLAAEPPVELLVNNAGISLNTSFVRSAVEDEARLLRLNVLAVLRLTHAALGPMIERGSGTVINVSSVAGFGVPMPGSTYSASKAWVTNFSESIGLSVAPLGVRVMALCPGYTRTGYHERAGIDMSRTPRWLWLRTDEVVDEGLRDLRKGKLVSVPTWKYKLAVAGLRHAPRRLLRGVSRDTRGRVGRADG; encoded by the coding sequence GTGACCGACGGACCGCACCCCTCCTACCCGCGCCGCGCGTTGGTCACCGGGGCCAGCCTGGGCATCGGCGAGGCGTTCGCCCGCCGGCTCGCCGCCGACGGCTGGGACCTCGTCCTGGTGGCCCGGGACGCCGGCCGCCTGGCCGCGACCGCCGCCGAGTTGACCGCCCGGTACGGCCGCCAGGTCGAAACGATCTCCGCCGATCTGTCCACCGACGACGGCTGTACGGCGGTGGAGCGCCGGCTGGCCGCCGAGCCGCCGGTCGAGCTGCTGGTGAACAACGCCGGGATCAGCCTGAACACCTCCTTCGTCCGGTCGGCCGTCGAGGACGAGGCCCGCCTGCTGCGGTTGAACGTGCTGGCGGTGCTGCGGCTGACCCACGCGGCGCTCGGACCGATGATCGAACGGGGCAGCGGGACAGTGATAAATGTCTCTTCGGTCGCCGGTTTCGGCGTGCCCATGCCGGGATCGACGTACTCCGCCAGCAAGGCCTGGGTGACGAATTTCAGTGAGTCGATCGGCCTCTCGGTGGCACCGCTCGGGGTGCGGGTGATGGCCCTCTGCCCCGGCTACACCCGCACCGGCTACCACGAGCGGGCCGGCATCGACATGTCGCGTACCCCGCGCTGGCTGTGGCTGCGGACCGACGAGGTGGTCGACGAAGGGCTGCGTGACCTGCGGAAAGGAAAGCTGGTCAGCGTGCCGACCTGGAAGTACAAGCTGGCCGTGGCCGGCCTGCGGCACGCCCCACGACGGCTGCTGCGCGGCGTCTCCCGGGACACCCGGGGCCGGGTGGGGCGAGCGGACGGCTGA
- a CDS encoding polynucleotide kinase-phosphatase — translation MTILDIPELALVALVGVSGSGKSTFARRHFRPSQVLSSDTFRGMVADDENDQAASGDAFDALHHVAGIRLRRGRLTVVDATNLQPHARAALVKVAREHDVLPVAIVLDVPEALAWERTQGRADRTHGRQVLARMQRDLRQSYGRLAREGFRKVHVLRGIDEVDAAEIRYEKLFNDRRELAGPFDIVGDVHGCREELEALLLRLGYAVRHDDAGRPVDAVHPAGRTAVFVGDLVDRGPDSPGVLRLVMGMVAAGHAICVPGNHEQKLLRKLRGRDVRLTHGLAETMAQLEAEPESFVAETAAFIDGLVSHYVLDGGRLVVAHAGLKEAYHGRASGRVRSFALYGETTGETDEYGLPVRYPWARDYRGSAMVVYGHTPTPEPEWVNNTICLDTGCVFGGQLTALRYPEKELVSVPAVKEWYAPARPLVPVTPTRPDTVLDLADVTGRRHLTHAYGTLTVPAENAAAALEVMSRYAVDPGRLVWLPPTMAPCSTSTVDGFLEHPEQAFADYRSAGVERVVCEEKHMGSRAVVLVEREPGRFAGGAVHTRTGRPFFGPPLDDELLARVRTAVTAAGLWAELDTDWLLLDCELLPWSAKAGGLIREQYAGVGAAGRAALPAVLGALDAAAGRGLPVGELRGRMADRGAEVEAYSAAYRAYVGPTDGLRGVTLAPFAVLAGAGASYADRDHGWHLSLADRLCTADPEFFTPTRRQVVDLSDPAAVAAATDWWLALTAAGGEGMVVKPYAGLAARSPKGSLLQPGIKCRGREYLRIIYSPGYTEPTQLTALRRRSLGRKRGLALREHGLGLAALDALAEDAPLWRRHELVFAILACESEPVDPRL, via the coding sequence GACGACGAGAACGACCAGGCGGCCTCCGGCGACGCGTTCGACGCGCTGCACCACGTCGCCGGGATCCGGCTGCGCCGGGGGCGGCTGACCGTGGTCGACGCGACCAACCTCCAGCCGCACGCCCGGGCCGCGCTGGTGAAGGTGGCCCGGGAGCACGACGTGCTGCCGGTGGCGATCGTGCTGGACGTGCCGGAGGCGCTGGCCTGGGAGCGTACGCAGGGCCGGGCCGACCGGACCCACGGCCGGCAGGTGCTCGCCCGGATGCAGCGTGATCTGCGGCAGTCGTACGGGCGGCTGGCCCGGGAGGGTTTCCGCAAGGTGCACGTGCTGCGCGGGATCGACGAGGTCGACGCCGCGGAGATCCGCTACGAGAAGCTCTTCAACGACCGGCGCGAGCTGGCCGGCCCGTTCGACATCGTGGGCGACGTGCACGGCTGCCGGGAGGAGTTGGAGGCGCTGCTGCTCCGGCTGGGTTACGCCGTGCGGCACGACGACGCGGGCCGCCCGGTGGACGCGGTGCACCCGGCCGGGCGTACCGCGGTCTTCGTGGGTGACCTGGTGGACCGCGGCCCGGACTCCCCCGGCGTGCTCCGCTTGGTGATGGGCATGGTGGCGGCCGGGCACGCGATCTGCGTGCCGGGCAACCACGAGCAGAAGCTCCTGCGCAAGCTGCGCGGCCGGGACGTGCGGCTCACCCACGGCCTGGCCGAGACGATGGCCCAGCTGGAGGCGGAGCCGGAGAGCTTCGTCGCGGAGACGGCGGCCTTCATCGACGGGCTGGTCAGCCACTACGTCCTGGACGGCGGCCGGCTGGTGGTGGCGCACGCCGGGCTCAAGGAGGCGTACCACGGCCGGGCGTCCGGCCGGGTGCGGTCGTTCGCGCTGTACGGGGAGACCACCGGCGAGACCGACGAGTACGGCCTGCCGGTCCGTTACCCGTGGGCGCGCGACTACCGGGGCTCGGCCATGGTCGTGTACGGGCACACGCCGACGCCGGAGCCGGAGTGGGTGAACAACACCATCTGCCTCGACACCGGCTGCGTCTTCGGCGGCCAGCTCACCGCCCTGCGGTACCCGGAGAAGGAACTGGTCTCCGTCCCGGCGGTGAAGGAGTGGTACGCCCCGGCCCGCCCGCTGGTCCCGGTCACGCCCACCCGGCCGGACACGGTGCTGGACCTGGCCGACGTCACCGGCCGGCGGCACCTCACGCATGCGTACGGGACACTGACCGTGCCGGCGGAGAACGCCGCCGCCGCGCTGGAGGTGATGAGCCGGTACGCGGTCGACCCGGGCCGGCTGGTCTGGCTGCCGCCGACCATGGCACCCTGCTCGACGTCGACTGTGGACGGCTTCCTGGAGCACCCGGAGCAGGCGTTCGCCGACTACCGCTCGGCCGGCGTCGAGCGGGTGGTCTGCGAGGAGAAGCACATGGGCTCGCGGGCCGTGGTGCTGGTGGAGCGGGAGCCGGGGCGGTTCGCCGGCGGCGCGGTGCACACCCGCACCGGCCGGCCGTTCTTCGGGCCGCCGCTCGACGACGAGCTGCTGGCCCGGGTCCGTACGGCGGTCACCGCGGCCGGCCTCTGGGCCGAGCTGGACACCGACTGGCTGCTGCTGGACTGCGAGCTGCTGCCCTGGTCGGCGAAGGCGGGCGGGCTGATCCGCGAGCAGTACGCCGGGGTCGGCGCCGCCGGCCGGGCCGCCCTGCCGGCGGTGCTCGGCGCGCTGGACGCCGCGGCCGGGCGGGGGCTGCCGGTGGGTGAGCTGCGCGGCCGGATGGCCGACCGGGGTGCCGAGGTCGAGGCGTACTCGGCGGCGTACCGGGCGTACGTTGGGCCGACCGACGGGCTGCGCGGGGTGACGCTGGCGCCGTTCGCCGTGCTGGCCGGGGCCGGCGCCAGCTACGCCGACCGGGACCACGGCTGGCACCTGTCCCTGGCCGACCGGCTCTGCACGGCGGATCCGGAGTTCTTCACTCCGACCCGCCGGCAGGTGGTCGACCTGTCCGACCCGGCGGCGGTGGCGGCGGCGACCGACTGGTGGCTGGCGCTGACCGCGGCCGGCGGCGAGGGCATGGTGGTCAAGCCGTACGCGGGCCTGGCCGCCCGTTCGCCGAAGGGGTCGCTGCTCCAGCCGGGGATCAAGTGCCGGGGCCGGGAGTACCTACGGATCATCTACAGTCCCGGGTACACCGAGCCGACTCAGCTCACCGCGCTGCGCCGGCGCTCGCTGGGCCGCAAGCGCGGGCTGGCGCTGCGCGAGCACGGCCTCGGCCTGGCCGCGCTGGACGCACTCGCCGAGGACGCCCCGCTCTGGCGGCGGCACGAGCTGGTCTTCGCGATCCTCGCTTGTGAGTCGGAACCGGTCGATCCGCGCCTCTAG
- the pyrE gene encoding orotate phosphoribosyltransferase codes for MGDHDDLRKFITDLAVVHGRVVLSSGREADWYVDLRRITLHHQAAPLVGRVLRDLTADWQYDAVGGLTLGADPVAAAMLHASAGTDRPLDAFVVRKAGKAHGLQRRVEGPDVAGRRVLAVEDTSTTGGSVLTAVEALREAGAEVVGVAVIVDRGAGDAVRAAGLPYRAAYTLADLGLVA; via the coding sequence ATGGGCGACCACGACGACCTGCGTAAATTCATCACCGACCTGGCTGTGGTCCATGGCCGCGTGGTGCTCTCGTCGGGCCGTGAGGCCGACTGGTACGTCGATCTGCGTCGCATCACGCTCCATCACCAGGCGGCGCCGTTGGTCGGCCGGGTGCTGCGGGACCTCACCGCGGACTGGCAGTACGACGCCGTCGGTGGGCTGACCCTCGGGGCCGACCCGGTGGCGGCCGCGATGCTGCACGCGTCGGCCGGCACCGACCGGCCGCTGGACGCGTTCGTGGTCCGCAAGGCGGGCAAGGCGCACGGTCTGCAGCGACGCGTCGAGGGGCCGGACGTGGCCGGTCGGCGGGTCCTGGCGGTCGAGGACACCTCGACGACGGGCGGCAGCGTGTTGACCGCCGTCGAGGCACTGCGTGAGGCCGGGGCCGAGGTGGTGGGTGTGGCGGTTATTGTTGATCGAGGCGCTGGCGACGCGGTGCGAGCCGCCGGACTGCCTTATCGGGCGGCCTATACGTTGGCTGACCTCGGCCTTGTGGCGTAA
- a CDS encoding DedA family protein, whose protein sequence is MISESVALNPLDPKDLIHTFGMLGVWAILFAETGLLVGFFFPGDSLLFLAGVAASPVADAIFGSGTRLSLAGLLIGGPLCAIAGAQLGHWLGARYGRRMFERPNSRLFKREYVEKAEYYFQKFGPAKAVVLARFIPIVRTFLNPVAGVLGMPARQFLVWNIVGAFLWVDGILLIGYLLADQIYQAIGDKIDRYILPVVAVIILISVLPIFFEFLRDRRARKRGEAAAMVAAASAAGAVDAVRDAVEGDDHRRHGRRGRHER, encoded by the coding sequence ATGATCTCCGAGAGCGTCGCCCTGAACCCGCTCGACCCGAAGGACCTGATCCACACCTTCGGGATGCTCGGCGTCTGGGCGATCCTCTTCGCCGAGACGGGCCTGCTGGTCGGCTTCTTCTTTCCGGGTGACTCGCTGCTCTTCCTGGCCGGGGTGGCCGCCTCGCCGGTGGCCGACGCGATCTTCGGCAGCGGCACCCGGTTGTCGCTGGCCGGGCTGCTGATCGGCGGCCCGCTCTGCGCGATCGCCGGCGCCCAGCTCGGTCACTGGCTCGGCGCCCGGTACGGCCGGCGGATGTTCGAGCGGCCCAACTCCCGCCTGTTCAAGCGGGAGTATGTCGAGAAGGCCGAGTACTACTTCCAGAAGTTCGGCCCGGCGAAGGCCGTGGTGCTGGCCCGGTTCATCCCGATCGTGCGGACCTTCCTCAACCCGGTGGCCGGGGTGCTCGGCATGCCGGCCCGGCAGTTCCTGGTCTGGAACATCGTCGGCGCGTTCCTCTGGGTGGACGGCATCCTGCTGATCGGCTACCTGCTGGCGGACCAGATCTACCAGGCGATCGGCGACAAGATCGACCGGTACATCCTGCCCGTGGTCGCGGTGATCATCCTGATCTCGGTGCTGCCGATCTTCTTCGAGTTCCTCCGCGACCGGCGGGCCCGCAAGCGCGGCGAGGCGGCCGCGATGGTCGCGGCGGCCAGCGCCGCCGGCGCGGTCGACGCGGTGCGGGACGCGGTCGAGGGCGACGACCACCGCCGGCACGGCCGGCGCGGGCGACACGAACGCTGA
- a CDS encoding ArsR/SmtB family transcription factor — MEYVGTALAEMTMPQISPLAGEPIERADAERLAGVLKALADPARLRLLSLIQSAPEGEACVCDLTAPLGLSQPTVSHHLRILTEAGLLEREKRGVWAYYRLVPTAIATIADLLTPPRKRATKKAR, encoded by the coding sequence ATGGAATACGTGGGAACTGCGTTGGCTGAAATGACCATGCCTCAGATCTCGCCGCTTGCCGGCGAGCCGATCGAACGTGCCGATGCCGAGCGTCTCGCGGGGGTGCTGAAGGCCCTCGCCGATCCTGCCCGGCTGCGGCTGCTCAGCCTGATCCAGTCGGCGCCCGAGGGCGAGGCGTGCGTGTGTGACCTCACCGCGCCGCTCGGCCTCTCGCAGCCGACGGTCAGCCACCACCTGCGAATCCTCACCGAGGCCGGCTTGCTGGAGCGGGAGAAGCGTGGGGTCTGGGCGTACTACCGGCTGGTGCCGACCGCGATCGCCACGATCGCGGATCTGCTCACCCCGCCGCGTAAGCGGGCGACCAAGAAGGCCCGCTGA